A single window of Nicotiana sylvestris chromosome 5, ASM39365v2, whole genome shotgun sequence DNA harbors:
- the LOC104232877 gene encoding UDP-glycosyltransferase 86A1-like, protein MPAPPLVLYILIIHLPFSNKATISYTKMGVEEHPKLHAVMIPLPLQGHINPFTHLAMKLASKGFTITFVNTESTHQHIVRAQSLKDDENPFSHAQKSGLDIRYAKISDGFPLSFERRAKAGQFVEGLIHVFEAHVDDFIENLILSKPDPPISCIIADSFHVWASTIAKKYNLVNVSLWTEPATVLTIYYHMDLLKSKGHFGCHDKCEDTIRYIPGVQAIEPADLPSYCQDPDSSTVMPRFVFKCLEDAQKADFVICNTVQELEPSAILAIQEKQPFYAIGPVFPASFTKRTIATGLLPESDYTDWLNSKQDGTVLYISFGSLANMSKQDILEIAQGILISKVSFIWVLRHNILGSGERNILPRKFKEETVGRGLVVPWCSQLAVLSHPAVGGFLTHCGWNSILESIWCKVPMVCVPILTDQFTNRKLVVDDWRIGVNLCTGRLIRREEVAENIGRIMSKSDGLRKNIEKTKMILQNALSDEGSSKKNLNQFIEEMKNKILQKK, encoded by the exons ATGCCTGCACCTCCTTTGGTGCTATATATATTAATAATACACTTGCCTTTCTCAAACAAGGCAACCATCTCCTATACCAAAATGGGGGTAGAAGAACACCCAAAGCTACATGCAGTAATGATACCACTTCCTCTTCAAGGCCATATAAATCCATTTACCCATCTTGCCATGAAGCTTGCTTCAAAAGGTTTTACCATCACCTTTGTCAACACAGAATCAACTCACCAGCACATAGTTAGAGCTCAGTCACTTAAAGATGACGAGAACCCTTTCTCCCATGCACAGAAATCCGGTCTTGACATTCGTTACGCCAAAATTAGTGACGGTTTCCCACTGAGTTTTGAAAGGAGGGCCAAAGCAGGCCAGTTTGTGGAAGGTCTCATTCATGTTTTCGAAGCTCATGTGGATGACTTCATTGAAAATCTAATCCTTTCAAAACCAGACCCGCCCATTTCGTGTATAATAGCTGACAGTTTCCACGTATGGGCATCAAcgattgccaaaaaatataatctTGTCAATGTTTCACTCTGGACTGAACCAGCAACAGTGCTTACTATCTACTATCACATGGACCTGCTCAAGAGTAAAGGCCATTTCGGATGTCATG ATAAGTGTGAAGACACAATTAGATACATACCAGGAGTCCAAGCCATTGAACCAGCAGATTTACCTTCATATTGTCAAGATCCTGATTCAAGCACCGTGATGCCTCGTTTTGTTTTCAAGTGTCTTGAAGATGCACAGAAAGCAGATTTTGTCATCTGTAACACAGTGCAAGAGTTAGAGCCTTCAGCTATCTTAGCCATACAAGAGAAGCAGCCATTCTACGCAATTGGGCCAGTCTTCCCTGCAAGCTTTACAAAGAGAACAATTGCAACAGGCCTGCTGCCAGAGTCAGATTACACAGACTGGCTCAATAGCAAACAAGATGGTACAGTGTTATACATCTCATTTGGTAGTCTTGCTAATATGAGTAAACAGGATATTCTGGAAATAGCACAGGGCATTTTAATAAGTAAGGTGAGTTTCATTTGGGTGCTACGTCACAATATCCTAGGTTCTGGAGAAAGAAACATTTTGCCTCGTAAATTTAAGGAAGAAACTGTCGGTAGAGGACTGGTTGTGCCGTGGTGCTCTCAACTAGCAGTACTATCACATCCAGCAGTTGGAGGGTTTTTGACTCATTGTGGGTGGAATTCAATCTTGGAAAGCATATGGTGTAAAGTTCCAATGGTGTGTGTTCCTATTTTAACAGATCAATTCACTAATAGGAAATTAGTTGTTGATGATTGGAGGATCGGTGTGAATCTTTGCACTGGAAGATTAATCAGGAGGGAGGAAGTAGCAGAGAATATTGGAAGGATAATGAGTAAATCAGATGGTTTGAGGAAGAATATAGAGAAAACAAAGATGATCCTTCAGAATGCACTGTCTGATGAGGGATCTTCAAAGAAGAATCTCAACCAATTCATAGAAGAAATGAAGAACAAGATTCTTCAGAAAAAGTGA